From Rhizobium sp. Pop5:
CACCGGCGCATTGCGATGATCAATGGCCTACGGGGAAAGACCTATTCGATCCATCGCGAACAGGGTTTTCGGATAGCTCATCAGGAGCGCGGGCTGGCCGCAGATCTCAACCTGATGGTCTGCGATAAATTCTCCGACGAGAGCGGCTTTCGCCATGCCCGCTCTTTTCTCGAGAGCACCAATGCGCCGACCGCCATCGTTGCCGGTTCCACAATGACAGCGCTTGGTGTCTACCGTGCCGTGCGTTCGCTTGGGATGACGGTGGGCCAAGATGTTTCCGTCATCGCCCATGACGATGTCTTCCCCTATCTGACGGCTGAAAACATGGTTCCGTCGCTCTCGAGCACGCGATCCTCCATGCGCGCCGCGGGCACACGCTGCGCCGAGCTGACGCTACAGCTTATCGCCGGCCGCCCCGCAGACGAGATCCACGAATTATGGCCGGTCGAGCTGATCCTGCGGGAAAGTACCGCAGCGCCCCGCTGACTGCGCTGCATCCGAAGTCCATCAGCCGGCATCACGCCTTACTCCACCATTCGCCCGCACGAGCGCCATCAGCATGGGGCCGATCGCAAATTCGCCTCGCTCGGTCCTTCGAGTGAGATCGCGGAGATAACCGCCGGGCGAATTGATATGTCCGCCTCGTTCCAGAATGCAGGCGATCACCGTCGCGGCGTTTTCCGGCCCCATGCCGGCGCAGGCTTCTTCATAGGCCGAGGGGCTGACGCCGAGCATCGAGCGGACGATGACGGCGGCCGACATCAGGTCGCGCCAATTGCCGATCGTTCCGCCCGGTCCGTAATCGAGAATTTGCGGGCACGCCTGGAGAACGAGGCCGAGCGGGAAGGATTTCAGGCCATGACCCGCCACCGGACCGGTCGCCTGGGTGTTCCTGCCTGAAGGCCGTTGCTGTTTCAGTCTTGGCTCGTCCTGCGGCTCGGCGACCGTGTCGTTATCGGCCACAGCCTTCGCGCCCTGCTTCGTTTCGAAGCTTGGTTCAAGTTCAGATGTGGAGTCGGGGTTTGAATTCTGTTTGTGGCGCTCAGTTTGAGACTCATTGGCGTCCATTTTTTTAATTTTTACATGTATTTCCAGTAAGTTGACCGCTTCTTCGCGCAACAGGCCCATCTCGTCGAGCAGCGCTGTCAACGCCTCGGCGCTGGCCACCCGCGGAATCCGAAGAACGAGATCGCGAAACAACATCGACATCTGCTCCCAGTCGCCAGGAACACCTTCCTCGATGGCTGCCGCGATCAGCTTCGAGATATCGCGCCGGCACACGGTCAGGCGCTCCCTGGTCGCCCTGACGAGTTCCCGGTCGGCAACTGCCTCGGCGGCAAGGTTTTCGATCTCGGCCGCACGTGCCAGAAGCGGCGCGACGCTGAAGCCGAAAGCTTCGCCGATCGCCCCTGCCCTGTCGCGGCGCGCATAGCGCTTTCCGTTCGCACTGTCCTTGCGCAGGATCAGGCCCGCCTCGACCAGTACGGCAAGATGCCGCCTCAGTGTTGCCGGCGTCATTCCGCGGGCGCGAAGCGAAAGCTGCGCGTTCGAGGGAAAGACGATCAGGCCTTTCTCCTCGGAGATCTCGTCGTCGGGATAGAAGGTCAGAAGTGCGTCGAGCACCGTCAGCGCCCGGTCGGTCACGCCGAGCGCCGGCCGCGCTTCGCAGATCGCCCTGAACAGCTTCCACTTGCTGCGTTTTATCCCCGGCTCGATCGTCTCGGCCAGTTGTTGGCTTGCCAACATGCCAAGCGACATCGGCCGCCGCCCAAAGGGCGTCGTCACATATCCACTCTCCATTTGCCTTCACCTTCGTTCAGGCAAAAGAAAACCGTCCACCCTTTTCGGTGCCAGGACGCTTGACTGTGATTCGTGAAAATGCGATTCTCGATGTGCTTAAGATCTGAGAAGGGCTTCCACGACGGCGTCGTTGGGGGCCTTTTTCTTTTGCGCGCTACGCTCCTCTGTGCTTTTTGAATTCCTGGAACAGGCTCTGCAGCCTTTCCTGGACGAATTGATCGAAACCGGGCGCGGACTTGCCGTCAAAGACGAAGGTCGCGCCGGATGCTGTCTTCTTGACAGTCACCGGCACGCCGCTGACCTCGGATTTGACTGCTGCAGGCTTCGGAGCGGCGACCTTCTTCGTCGCCAGCACGAATGCCCGGTGAAACCGCTCGTCACTTGAGATCTTGCGCGCGTCGTCCGCGGACAACTCGGCGATGATCTTGCCGATATCAGCGCCCTCGATCCGCTCGCCCAGCTCCAGCCATCGCCGGCGGCCGATGTCGGGTGCGGCGCCGATAGCGTTGATGAGTTCCAGGGGAACCTGCCGGATCACGATCAGCATTCTCGACAGCGCCGCCTTGTCGACGCTGAGCGCCGCCATGATGACGTCACGGCCGAAGCCGCGCTCTTCCAGCCGTGAGGCAAAGAGCGCGCGTTCGACATAGGAAAGATTGGTCCGGGCGCTGTTTTCCTGGCCCTGGCTGACGACCAGCTGGCCGTCTGTCAGATCGCGGACAACAGCCCGCACCTTGATGCCGATTTCCCTGGTGGCGGCGAGGCGGCGATGGCCGTAGGCGACCTGGTAACGCCCCTTGGTCTCGGGATGCGGGCGCACCAGGATCGGGACCTGCTGCCCGTGCTCGCGGATCTGCTCGACGAGGTCGGCAAGCTCGCCCGCGTCGATCGCCAGCCGGTCGCTGACGAAGGAGGCGTCGATCAGCCCGGGATCGAGTTCGACGATCATCTGGCCGGCGGCGAGCTGACGTTCCAGCTCGCTTGCCCGCTCCATCTTCTCGGTAATGTTGCCGAGCGTCTTCGTGATGCCGCCGACGGGTGCCCCGCTGCGTTCCTGCGGCACGAAGCCCGCAATAGGGCGATTGTCGCGCGGCGCGACCGTTTCCGTCCTGGCCGGGTTGGGCGCGGAAATCTCGATGAGGTTCTTGCGCGCCATCTCTATTTCCTTCCCCAGGTGGAGCGGATATGCGCCTCGATCTCGCCATTCACGAGGTTGAGGGACTCCAGAGCCCGATCATAGGTCCCGCGGGTGAATTGCGACCGCTCGACCTCGTAAAGGGTCTGCTTGGTGACGCCGGCATCGGCGACGGCCGTCGATTTCACCATGGCATTGCGGAGCATGCGATTGCCGAAAATCGCCCGCATGAAGCCGGTCATCTGGCTCTGCGGCCCGTCATTCGGTTCGAAGCGGGTCACGAGATAACGCATCCAGTCATAGCTGGTGCGCCCGCCGGCCTTCTCGACGACCGACATCAATTCGCTGGTCATCGTCAGGAACTGCGACATCGACATGACGTCGAGCATCTGCGGATGGACGGTGATCAGCACCGATGTCGCCGCGCAGAGCGCCGACATCGTGAGGAAACCGAGCTGCGGCGGGCAGTCGACGACCACGACGTCGTAAAGGCTTTCGATATCGGTCAGCACCTCGCCGATGCGGGCGAAGAACATCGTCTCGGCCGTGCCCGATGCCATGGCCTTCGGGGTCTCGTGCTCGAATTCCATCAGCTCCAGATTGCCGGGAATAAGATGCAGATTGGGCGTATAGGTGGCGCGCACGATGTCGGCGATGGGGCGCGGCTGATCGTAGCGGATCGCGCCGTAGATCGTCTCGCCTTCCCCGACGTCGAATTCCGGCTGATGGCCGAACAGGGCTGACAGGGATGCCTGCGGATCGAGATCGACGGCAAGCACGCGGTAGCCCCGGAGCGCCATGAATTGCGCCAGGTGAGCCGCGGTGGTGGTCTTGCCGGAACCACCCTTGAAATTCATGACGGAGACGATCTGCAGCTTTTCGCCCGGCCTGCGGGCCGGCACATATTTCGGCGTACCGTTGCGCTCATCGAGAACCCGGCGAATCCGGTCCATGTCGGTGGCGCTGTAGAGCCTGCGCCCGTTTGCGAGCGGATCGGGCCCGTGGCCGTCGGCGGCCACCTGCCGGAGATAGCCTTCGCCGATACCGATGAAGGCCGCGGCTTCGGCCGGCGAAAATGTCCGGATCGTCTTTTGCGACAACGGCGGAAAGATTTTGGCCTGATGCTGCTGAAGTTGGTAGGATAACTCCTTCGCATCCGTTGCCAGAAGCGACGGAAGGTGCTCTTGATCATCTTGAAGAGCAAGACTCGGCTGCATGATCTCTTTCCTGCGTAACTGCGCAATTTTGAACGAAAGCGCTTCAGTTGCGCAGTTACTATATGCCTCGATTCGTGACCGAATTACAAATGCTTAACCAAAACGCGTGTTTCGCCGCTTCAAGATAAGCGTCCCGCACGCGGTCGATTCGGGCAAATATGCGAGCAAAGTCCTACGGTTCGCCACGACGGGCGACAAAGGCCGGCGCGTTCGCCGCGCCTCTTCCAATCATGAGAATTCTCACCTCACCGGGCTATTGCCCGTCATCTCTAAGGTAGTTGGTGCCGTTGATCACCAGCAGTCCATCGGAGCCTTTGTCAGGTTCGAAAATGCTCATGCTCTCCGTCTTGCCGCTCGCATCGGTCAGGTCGAGGCGATAGCCGGAAAGCCTGTAGCGTCCGCTGGAACCAGGCCGGTCGCCTTGCGATCCGCCGATCTCATTGGTCATCGAAACGCCGGACCAGCCGGTGCGTTCGAAAGCGCCGTTCTTATGCAGCGTCAGCTCGCGGCTTGCGGCGACCGATCCCGAGGATGTCATGGTCATGCCGCTCGATGCGAAGGTATAGACCCATGTGCCGTCAAGGGTGGTGCCATCCTCGAACGGCGGCACGGCGCGATAGTCGGCATCGTCGATCACCAGGTCTTGCCCCTTCTTCGAGAAGCTCTTGGCCTCGATCTCGATCGTTCCGTAAGGAGAGGTGACGCTGCGCATTTCGATCGAACCGGCGGAAGAGAAGAAGCCGCCGCCCGCAAGCCGGTAGAGGCCGCAATCGGTCGGATTGTCCTTGCAATGCTCGACAATGTTCCGTCCGCCCTTCGGCAGTTCCGTGCTGAACAGGCCTTTCGGGTCGAACACGTTGATCTCGCTGTCGGAATAGAGGTCCATGCCGCCGAAGACATTCGGCCGAACGCCGGTATCGAGATGGGTGAAGACGCCGTCGAGCCCGCCATCGTCGCTCGCCGGCGCGAGATCGAAATCCTTGTCGGAAGGATCGAGCTTCAGCGAGCGCACGATAGCCTCGAAATCGGCCTCGGCGCCACTGCCTCTGTCGCCGCTGACGTTCAAAAGCACGAGCTGCAGATAGGCCTGACGCTTGTCACCGGCGATGCCGACGACGATCTGCTTGATGCTCACCTCCTGCTGCTGGACGCAGCAGCGTTCCTCCACGCGGATATCGTGGCCGTTCACGGTGACCCCGTAATGCTTGATGAGAATGTCTTCCTTGGCCATTTCTGGAAGCGTCGAGACGAAGGTCCTGAGGCCTGCCGGGAGCGAACTGCGTGCTGCCGCGATGGGGGTGGAGATCTGGATCAACGCGCTGCCGCGCTTGTCGTCCCCCGTCTCCGGAAAATCCTTCTGCAGCATGAAGAGATCGCCCTTGGCGGCTTTTTTCCAGCCGGCGGCGGCATCAGGCAGGCTCACCGTCAAACCGCCGATATCGGCGGGTGCTGCAAAGGCCTGCGGGCAGAAGAGGAGGAAAAGGAGGCCGAGAACAAAAGCCAAGGACGATTTGGCTCGTCCGATCCCGTCGATATGCATGCTCCCTCCCGTTTCGGCGACCGCCGACGGAATTTGGAGCAGGGCTGCAACTTTTCAACCCAGAGCTTCCATGAAGCTTTTTTGAACGTCGCGCAGGCCGGCTTCAGGAACCGGGCGCAATCAATTTCAGAGAAGGGAAATAACTGCGATAGCGGCCGACATCGCGCGTCAGGAGCGGCAGCTGCTGCACGGCGGCGTGAGCGCCTATGAAAAAATCGGGAAGGACGCCGGTGCGCGTCCCACCCGCCTTGCGATACTGGGTGAAGACCTTGCCCGCGAGAAACAGGGCGGCCTTCGGCATCGGCGTCATGTCGAGGCCGGCCGCTTTGACAAATGCTTCGAGGGTCTCGATCCTTTCGTATCGGACGGCAAGTTCGGCATAGATCACATCGTTGATCAGCAGGGGGCCTTCGATGCTTGCCGCCTCGAGTTGGGCGATCGACCAGTCCGACCATTTCGGGTCGTCGGTTACGAGATCGAGCAGAACATTGGTATCGACGAACGTCACGATTCGCCGCGCGTCAAAGCCATGATGGCGTCGGTATCAAGGCCCTTGCCAGCGTGGCCGCGCAGCTTCTCGAAGCGGCTCGCCGGCCGCTTCTTATCGGCGCGCGTCAGAACCACGCTGCCGTCGGCGGCGCGGTGAAAATCGACCTGACTGCCGGGAACGATGCCGAGCAGATCCCGAACGGGCTTGGGTATGGTCACCTGCCCTTTGGCGGTAACGGTCGTGGCCATGTCGAGCGCCTTTGTAATACTCTTCTTCTCAAAGGTATTACCTCGCGCGAAAAAATTCAAGCCGGTGGCTAGGCGGCCGTCGATTGGTAGAGCCAGTCCGAGAGCTTCTCGTTCGCCATGCGCGCGGCAGCACCTGGAAGCAGGACGCTGCCGGTGAGCTCGACGCCGAAATAGGAGGCGGAGGGATCGGTCACCACCTGCCGCGGGTCTTCGTCTGCGGCGAGATAGATCCGGGCGATTTCATCGATGCCGAACTGTTCCGGACCGCCAATTTCGACGATATCGCGCAATGGCTTGCCGACCGCCAGTTCCGCCAGGAATGCGGCGACTTCCCGTGCGGCGACCGGCCTCATGGCGGTCGGAGGCAAGCGAAAGAGATCGCCTTCGACGCCGATGTCGATCAATCCATTTATGAATTCGTAGAACTGCGTCGAACGCAGGATCGTATAGGGCCGGTCCGAGGCG
This genomic window contains:
- the repC gene encoding plasmid replication protein RepC, which codes for MESGYVTTPFGRRPMSLGMLASQQLAETIEPGIKRSKWKLFRAICEARPALGVTDRALTVLDALLTFYPDDEISEEKGLIVFPSNAQLSLRARGMTPATLRRHLAVLVEAGLILRKDSANGKRYARRDRAGAIGEAFGFSVAPLLARAAEIENLAAEAVADRELVRATRERLTVCRRDISKLIAAAIEEGVPGDWEQMSMLFRDLVLRIPRVASAEALTALLDEMGLLREEAVNLLEIHVKIKKMDANESQTERHKQNSNPDSTSELEPSFETKQGAKAVADNDTVAEPQDEPRLKQQRPSGRNTQATGPVAGHGLKSFPLGLVLQACPQILDYGPGGTIGNWRDLMSAAVIVRSMLGVSPSAYEEACAGMGPENAATVIACILERGGHINSPGGYLRDLTRRTERGEFAIGPMLMALVRANGGVRRDAG
- the repB gene encoding plasmid partitioning protein RepB, whose translation is MARKNLIEISAPNPARTETVAPRDNRPIAGFVPQERSGAPVGGITKTLGNITEKMERASELERQLAAGQMIVELDPGLIDASFVSDRLAIDAGELADLVEQIREHGQQVPILVRPHPETKGRYQVAYGHRRLAATREIGIKVRAVVRDLTDGQLVVSQGQENSARTNLSYVERALFASRLEERGFGRDVIMAALSVDKAALSRMLIVIRQVPLELINAIGAAPDIGRRRWLELGERIEGADIGKIIAELSADDARKISSDERFHRAFVLATKKVAAPKPAAVKSEVSGVPVTVKKTASGATFVFDGKSAPGFDQFVQERLQSLFQEFKKHRGA
- the repA gene encoding plasmid partitioning protein RepA, which encodes MQPSLALQDDQEHLPSLLATDAKELSYQLQQHQAKIFPPLSQKTIRTFSPAEAAAFIGIGEGYLRQVAADGHGPDPLANGRRLYSATDMDRIRRVLDERNGTPKYVPARRPGEKLQIVSVMNFKGGSGKTTTAAHLAQFMALRGYRVLAVDLDPQASLSALFGHQPEFDVGEGETIYGAIRYDQPRPIADIVRATYTPNLHLIPGNLELMEFEHETPKAMASGTAETMFFARIGEVLTDIESLYDVVVVDCPPQLGFLTMSALCAATSVLITVHPQMLDVMSMSQFLTMTSELMSVVEKAGGRTSYDWMRYLVTRFEPNDGPQSQMTGFMRAIFGNRMLRNAMVKSTAVADAGVTKQTLYEVERSQFTRGTYDRALESLNLVNGEIEAHIRSTWGRK
- a CDS encoding type II toxin-antitoxin system VapC family toxin; this translates as MTFVDTNVLLDLVTDDPKWSDWSIAQLEAASIEGPLLINDVIYAELAVRYERIETLEAFVKAAGLDMTPMPKAALFLAGKVFTQYRKAGGTRTGVLPDFFIGAHAAVQQLPLLTRDVGRYRSYFPSLKLIAPGS
- a CDS encoding AbrB/MazE/SpoVT family DNA-binding domain-containing protein, whose translation is MATTVTAKGQVTIPKPVRDLLGIVPGSQVDFHRAADGSVVLTRADKKRPASRFEKLRGHAGKGLDTDAIMALTRGES
- a CDS encoding SDR family oxidoreductase, producing MKIMVAGASGLVGTQLTTRLRLSGHDVTAASMTFGVDTVTGEGLEAAMAGSEIVIDVTNAASFGDNTAFDFFRTSTKNLLAAAAAAGVRHYLALSVVGTPYLVESDYFRAKAVQENLIRASDRPYTILRSTQFYEFINGLIDIGVEGDLFRLPPTAMRPVAAREVAAFLAELAVGKPLRDIVEIGGPEQFGIDEIARIYLAADEDPRQVVTDPSASYFGVELTGSVLLPGAAARMANEKLSDWLYQSTAA